The stretch of DNA TGCAGCACCTACAGTACTGGCagacaattaaaataaaaagatgtTGAAGGTGTACaacaatgtttaaaatgtattgaTTATCTTTCTCTACTCTCTTTTGTTCTCCAGCCTCAAATCCAAGTTGAAAGCTATAGCCCAGGCCACATACACGCACTCCAGGAATCTAGCCTTGTTCGTGTTCACATATAAAGGACTGCAGGCACTTCAGCAGCGCATTCAGGGAAAGAGTCTTCAGTCTCATGCTTTTTTCGCTGCTTGTATCGGGGGTTGGCTTGTATTTGGAGACAACAACAATATCAACAGCCAGGTGAGTGAGAACAGGGGTGAAGGGGAAGAAAGTAATGCAGTTGTTTTTAACCTGGAGCGCttgcagagagggtgaagggccttgttcaagggcccaatagtggcaTCTTGCCGAGTTCCGATATCGAACCCATATACCTACTACAGCTACCTGTTtaactaccactgctacctgtttaatgaccatgttaaaacctaaaaaaaaaaaaaggactcataactatctgccacttggactcgtaactatctgccattattaataccaccattattaactatctattgtatctggtttggtcatttttatcattaatgtttaaatagttctgaccagaggaggatgggtcccccttgtgagtcttggttcctcccaaggtttcttcctccagctctgagggagtttttccttgccactgtcgccgttggcttgctcactggggggtctttgatccaacatgtcttacgttattttcttctttcttctttgtctctgtcttttattaatcactatttatgtaaagctgctttgtgacgacaacagttgtaaaaagcgctatacaaataaatctgacgaCCTGACTTGATTTGACATgccggtcatcaatagcccagtgctgaTCCACCACTCCccttaaaatgaataattaaaagtgatctgaaataatttaatttaatttaattttaattaatattgtAAATTGGAATTTGCAGACTTGGATCTTTTATTCTTTAGTCCTTCAGTTGAAGCGCTCACACCTGCAGAAATCTCACTGTTTAATGGGGGCATATGCTGGGGCATATGCTATGTACATAGGGTACTACTGCTGGACATGGGAGCTTGTTTCCTTTCAACCGAGGCTGCTTCATCAGTTGCAGTTCCAATGGTGTAAGACAGTCTCATGAATCATGATTAAGCCAAGTACTTCATACATCATTCCAGATGCTGAAACCTGTTCTCCTTTCTACACAACTTTGATAAATTAGGGCCATCATTTGTCTGCTTGTTTCTTGTGTTTTTGACCTAAATGctattttcttctcttttttagaTAAACATGTACTTGTTGTCTAGAATTCTGTTTGCCTTGTCTCGGCTAGCTGTGGAGAAGGGCTACATCCCCCAGCCCAAGAGGGACCCGTTCCCACTGTTTGCCACCCTGGTGTGGGGCATTGTGCTCTGGCTGTTCGAGTACTACCCCCACACCTTGCAGCCTTCGCTCCAGTCTTCAATGACCTATCTCTATCACGACAGCAACGTTTGGCACGATGTAAACGATTTTCTTATAAGCAACAAACCACGGACTTAAAGAAATGTAATACCCTTTCGCTATTTTTCTCTTTAACCAGAGCTCTCATGTCAAACACTGAGAGTTTGGCACCAGTCATCACTGTAGAATGTGTTTTTGGGTCGTGATTGATCTGCTGTTGACACATTTCCTTTAGGACTTGAAAAAGTGAATGATGAGAGTGTAATTACTAATCACAAAGGAGTTTTTGACAAAGTTATAAGACATGTATGCCTTGAAAGTCTTCATCCTGCagttgtttttacttttttgcgCATTTGTGGCTGAACattcagaagaaagaaagaaagcaagcatcctcaatttatttatttaggaacaataaataaatgtgtactGAGCGCCCCTATGTAGGAACAAAAGCCCCCTTTTTGCTTATTAACTGGTTAAGCAATGTTTTGCATAAATGACTAGGACCTCTGGCACTGTTTTCAGTTAATGGGTTTTGTAGGTTTCCAAGCCTTGACTGCTCTTCAAGTCGTGCCACAGCATCTCTGTGTGGTTCAGTAATTCTGACTGCATTTCAACAAATGATTTGGCTTTTTGTTGCAAATGCAGCATTTTAATTTACTGCCAGCCTGCTGCATCAGAACTTCCCCCAATATGCTTGGATGGTGGTGTTTTCTGTTATCTTTTGTTCCATTTTTATGATGGCTTACATTGCCTTGAGTCTCCACAGTGATCTTCTAAACATTAGGCCATATTTCTTAAACCCCACTTCCACGGTGTCAACAAAGATTCTCACATTCTCCAGTGTTTCCTGTTTGGGATTTCGGTTTAGTttatgaggacaatgggatTCATCATTATAAGATCAGAGCTGTAAACAATTCTGTGGATATCATGAATCTGATTTAGACTTTTTGAAATTTAAGAAAATCCTTAAGTTGGAAGGTATTGGTGAATGATGTCTTTAGTCTGTTTGTTTGATAAGCAATGGGCCAATGACaaatgaaaaatgtgaaaaaatgcaaaaactgTTTTATTGACCTGTTTTCCAGTACTGTATGACattttagttattagtggagaatgtatttacagaaaagtaGCAGATATTCTGTTCACACTCCACATTACCTCAGTACCGGGTTTCTGTGAATTCTTTTTCTGTTGTGTGCCACTAGAGGGCACTATATAGCCACAAGGATGTAATGTGCCAACCGAGACTGGGACACTGACTCAAGTCGTAGTCTCATGTTGACTCTCATGTTCCTAGGTGCTACTTAGACTCTCTCTCTTGGTGGAAAAATGGTTCTTGGAGTTGTTCTGTAAAGTGGTTTTATGGATAACAATTACTTTTACAAAAGAACAATCAAAGAACCAattttttaacagtttagatGAAGGACTAATGCTGTGTTCAACAAATTCAGCCGTGCTGTTAGTGCTGGCTGATGACTACAGTGCTAAGTGAATGTGTGCAGGCAAAAAGACACATGAAATCAGTTCTGACTATTCACATTCATGTTGAATGCCCACACATGGAAGTGATTTAAATCTGATTAGAAAAGATTGTATTTGACATGTTCACATAGCCCtgaaaaaaatcacatctgtgtcacattgTGAACGCATTATCCCATATCTGCAGTCAGTTCCCACGAGTCGGATTAGGCCCTAGCCTGGGCTGAAAAGGTGAATGATTTGGTGGTGAATCATTGCCATCTCAATTTTGTCCAAGACGAGACCTAATCACAATATGGAAATCTGGCTTCCAGTGCCTGGTGCAGATGTCAAAAAATAGCGTCATTGAGTTTCATCAGCCACCTTGTGCAAGCACTTATGCCATCTTTTGTTATTATGTAAGGTGACATTACTATGATAAATTATTATGAAATTTTAATGAAGACTTTCTTGATTAGGAAACAAACTAAATTGACTGTGCTTATTTATAGTTTTTgtcataatacatttaatggtTAGTTCCAGCATTCCTGATTCCTGGGGAATATAATGATACATTTATTGTTTAATTACATGTCTTTCTAAAAGACATTTGATGCATTGATTAATATTTAGTGTGTTAAGGTGAACCAGGGATAGTGCTTTTTATTATTCCTGTTCTAATGTGTGTGATtatgtattttacaaaaaatctaactgaacactgtgTGATATATctaaataaaagcaataaaaagacATGATCATTGTTGCTGTTTTGATGTTAACCATAATATTTCTTTGGTACTTTCTGAATACATATTTGGGTTTGATACACAATGTAAACATTGCGTCAGGTGAGTTAAGATGAAATTCACTGCCTTTGTCCTTACCAGCAGTGCCTTTGTTGTACAATAGAACATTCTACTCAAGTTACTCAGCAAGGTGTAACTGCAGAGGCTGGAGAAATCATCCTCTTTCAACATACACTCTTCATTGAAGTTacttattgttatttttaacagtgttacTGCATCATTATATGGTATGTTAAAACTGACATGCACATacgtatagatagatagatagatagatatttatGTCATAGGAGAGGGTAGAGCACAACctaatacacacactgatatatatatagtgttgctgtcatgcaaaaaccttttctcaaaAAGGGCAACGTTAAATTACGTTTATTTTAGGTCAtactggagcatttctattggtccaatcttAATGACAGTTTgatgcaatgtaaagaacagctacCAGATTTACACTatcaaaaattgagatacatggtttttgtgtgactgtgACAAAAtgaactgctgagccaccactgctccatAGTGGATTTCCTCCTACAAACTGCTTGCTTCAGGTGCTTCAGGTTCTTTGGTAGACTGACTTGTGTGCTTAGGGTCGTTGTTTTGCTGCATGACCCACATTCTCTTGAGATGTTGCTGGTATAATTCAGTATTCATTGTTCCATCAATGATGGCAAGCTGTCCTGGCCCAGATGCAGCAAATCAGGCCCAAACCATGATACCAcaaccaccatgtttcacagatggAATAGGTTTTTCTGTTGAAATGcagtgttttcttttctctgtAACTAACATAgatctattttggtctcatccgTCCACAAAACATTGTTCCAATAGCCTTCTGGTTTGCCTGTGTGATCTTTAGCAAACTGCAGAtatgaaaatgttctttttggAGAGCAGCAGCTTTCTCCTTGCAAACCTGCCATGCACATCATTGTTGTCCAAAGTTCTTCTGATGGTGGACTgatgaatattaatatcagCCAATGTAAGAAAGGCTTTTACTTGCTTAGAAGTTACCATTTACCTTCGAATTGTTGGC from Salminus brasiliensis chromosome 7, fSalBra1.hap2, whole genome shotgun sequence encodes:
- the pxmp4 gene encoding peroxisomal membrane protein 4 → MAGSDLMKTVLYTFNTLLQQEKYKAALAVLKGFRNGAVYGAKIRAPHALVMTFLFKNGSLKSKLKAIAQATYTHSRNLALFVFTYKGLQALQQRIQGKSLQSHAFFAACIGGWLVFGDNNNINSQINMYLLSRILFALSRLAVEKGYIPQPKRDPFPLFATLVWGIVLWLFEYYPHTLQPSLQSSMTYLYHDSNVWHDVNDFLISNKPRT